The nucleotide window TCACTTTTGCTTTAGCTTCTTCCTCAGAAGTTAAAAATGATTCCTTGTCGGCCCCGATCACTTCATTTTTTAAGCGACCGTACTCATTTGTTGGTGGCAGGACACCCTTTTTGAATGTTTTTTTCCAGATGGTATCGTGGGTGTATTCAAACACCTCGTTTACGAAGAAACAAAAATTGTGATAATTAACCATAAAACCTTTATCGGTTTTAAGTTTTTTACCGGGATTTTTGAATGTCTGTTCAGATATTCTTTTGTTATTTTCCATGTTCTACTTTTGCGTGTATTATAGCATATACAATAGAAAAAGTCAAATAGTATCTATTAAGCTATTATTGATATAATTAACCTATAAATTATTATTTAACTCAATAAACATATGGCTTTTGATGGTGAATTTAAAATACGAGATGGTTCAAATTATGAACGTGCTCTAAAAGAGCTCCAGGAGGGGAATAGTGTTTTGGATTATAAAGAGAAAGATGGTCGCTATTTTGCCTACGGCCGAGAATTGACCAAGGAAGAATACGATAGGTTTTTAGAGAAGGTAAATATAGCTTTAGATATCAAGCTGGAATCTAAAAGACAGGATCTTGAGCAGGCTGCTTAAATCTGACTTGCTCAATTAACACTCTTGTGCTAAAGTAGTTTTACTTATGGCACAAGATAAACTGATTAAAATTGCACACAAACCTACTGGGGAGGTGTATTGGACTCGCAAAAACAAGAAATTGGTAACTCGTAAAATCGAGCTCAAAAAATATAGTGCGAAACTTCGAAAACAAGTAGTCTTCAAAGAAGTAAAGAAATAAGAAAAAACCCGCCTAGATGCGGGTTTTTTCTTTGACATATTATGAATTTTGTGCTAAAATTTGTTTAGACAAAATTTAAAAATGAGAAGAATAAACATAGGTATTCAGTACGACGTAATTATCGTTGGTGCTGGAGTAGGCGGTGCATCACTTGCATACGTACTTTCAAACTTTACGAGCGT belongs to Candidatus Nomurabacteria bacterium and includes:
- the rpmG gene encoding 50S ribosomal protein L33, with protein sequence MAQDKLIKIAHKPTGEVYWTRKNKKLVTRKIELKKYSAKLRKQVVFKEVKK